A portion of the Myripristis murdjan chromosome 13, fMyrMur1.1, whole genome shotgun sequence genome contains these proteins:
- the nek8 gene encoding serine/threonine-protein kinase Nek8 yields the protein MEKYEKIKVVGRGAFGIVHLCRRRSDGAFVILKEIPVEQMSRDERLAAQNECQVLKLLNHPNIIEYYENFLEDKALMIAMEYAPGGTLADYIQKRCNSLLDEDTILHFFVQILLALYHVHNKLILHRDLKTQNILLDKHQMIVKIGDFGISKILVSKSKAYTVVGTPCYISPELCEGKPYNQKSDIWALGCVLYELASLKRAFEAANLPALVLKIMSGTFAPISDRYSPELRQLILNMLNLDPSKRPQLNEIMALPICIRPLLNLYTDIGNVKMRRIEKPLSTVQPGPHGRPGGRVPSNRSRDGAVGLGTGKLHSLPLSSVYTWGSGISVPLRLPMLNTEVLQVSLGRTQKMGVTKSGRLITWESPSVGSGEPSLPGVVEQMQPQFISRFLEGQSGVTIKSVSCGDLFTTCMTDRGIIMTFGSGSNGCLGHGNFNDVTQPKIVEALLGYELVQVSCGASHVLAVTNEREVFAWGRGDNGRLGLGTQDSHNCPQQVCVPVEFEAQRVLCGVDCSMIISTQYKILACGSNRFNKLGLDKIAAGEEPNPSNQVEEVHSFAPVQSAPLNMEKIVYADIGTAHSVAVTERGQCFTFGSNQHGQMGCSSRRSSRVPYLVPGLQGITMAACGDAFSLAIGSEGEVYTWGKGARGRLGRKEEDSGIPKAVQLEESHPFTVTSVACCHGNTLLAVKPLLEEPAPR from the exons ATGGAGAAGTATGAGAAAATCAAAGTGGTCGGAAGAGGAGCCTTTGG GATTGTCCACCTGTGTCGGCGCCGCAGTGATGGGGCCTTCGTCATCCTGAAGGAGATCCCAGTGGAGCAGATGTCACGCGACGAGCGGCTGGCGGCGCAGAACGAGTGTCAGGTGCTGAAACTGCTCAACCACCCAAACATCATCGAATACTATGAGAACTTCCTGGAGGACAAGGCCCTCATGATCGCCATGGAGTATGCACCAG GTGGAACCTTGGCTGATTACATCCAGAAGCGCTGTAACTCCCTGCTGGATGAAGACACCATCCTTCACTTCTTTGTGCAGATCTTGCTGGCCCTTTACCATGTGCACAACAAACTCATCTTACACAGGGACCTGAAGACACAGAATATTCTTCTCGACAAGCACCAGATGATAGTCAAAATCGGCGACTTTGGAATTTCCAAAATCCTCGTGAGCAAGAGCAAAGCTTACACC GTGGTTGGAACCCCATGTTACATCTCCCCGGAGCTGTGTGAGGGAAAGCCGTACAACCAGAAGAGCGACATCTGGGCTCTGGGCTGTGTGCTCTATGAACTAGCCAGTCTTAAGAGAGCCTTTGAGGCTGCT AATCTCCCTGCCCTTGTCCTGAAGATCATGAGCGGCACCTTTGCTCCGATTTCAGACCGATATAGCCCCGAACTCCGGCAGCTCATCCTCAACATGCTCAACCTGGACCCGTCCAAACGGCCGCAGCTCAATGAAATAATGGCTCTTCCCATTTGCATCAGGCCGCTGCTTAATCTCTACACAGATATCGGCAATGTCAAAATGCGCAG AATTGAAAAACCACTGTCCACGGTGCAGCCTGGGCCTCATGGTAGACCAGGAGGGAGAGTGCCTAGCAACAGATCCAGAG ATGGAGCCGTAGGTTTAGGAACAGGGAAGCTGCACTCGCTGCCCTTGTCCTCGGTCTACACGTGGGGCAGTGGCATCTCCGTGCCTCTGCGGCTGCCCATGCTCAACACCGAGGTGCTGCAGGTCTCCCTGGGCCGCACGCAGAAGATGGGGGTCACCAAGTCAGGCCGTCTCATTACCTGGGAG TCTCCATCAGTAGGCTCCGGTGAGCCCAGTCTGCCTGGTGTGGTGGAGCAAATGCAGCCGCAGTTCATTTCACGCTTCCTCGAGGGTCAGTCTGGAGTCACAATCAAGTCTGTGTCCTGCGGTGATCTCTTTACCACCTGCATGACAG ACAGGGGCATTATCATGACGTTTGGGAGTGGAAGCAATGGCTGTCTGGGGCATGGTAATTTCAATGACGTAACACAG CCCAAGATAGTGGAGGCGCTGCTGGGATACGAGCTGGTTCAGGTGTCATGCGGCGCCTCCCATGTGCTCGCTGTGACCAATGAACGCGAAGTATTTGCCTGGGGAAGAGGAGACAATG GTCGCCTCGGGCTCGGCACCCAGGACTCACACAACTGTcctcagcaggtgtgtgtgcctgtagaGTTTGAAGCCCAGAGGGTGCTGTGTGGAGTGGACTGCTCTATGATCATCAGCACCCAGTATAAAATCCTGGCATGTGGAAGCAACCG GTTTAACAAGCTTGGCCTGGATAAGATAGCTGCTGGAGAGGAGCCAAATCCCTCGAATCAGGTGGAAGAGGTCCATTCTTTTGCTCCTGTCCAGTCGGCCCCACTGAATATGGAGAAGATTGTTTATGCGGACATCGGGACAGCCCACTCGGTTGCCGTTACAG AAAGGGGTCAGTGTTTTACCTTTGGCAGTAACCAGCATGGGCAGATGGGCTGTAGCTCCCGCCGTAGCAGCCGTGTGCCATACTTGGTGCCCGGGCTACAGGGAATCACCATGGCCGCCTGTGGAGACGCCTTCTCCTTAGCCATTGGATCTG AAGGGGAGGTGTACACCTGGGGAAAGGGAGCCCGCGGCCGCCtcggaaggaaagaggaggattCTGGGATACCGAAGGCGGTGCAGCTTGAGGAGAGTCACCCGTTCACGGTGACATCAGTGgcttgttgtcatggcaacactcTGCTGGCAGTGAAAC ctttgcTCGAAGAACCTGCCCCAAGATGA